From Solwaraspora sp. WMMD1047, the proteins below share one genomic window:
- a CDS encoding cysteine desulfurase family protein translates to MTTRSPVVPRQRRPADELAEVVYLDHAATTPLCPEALEQMRRGLRLYGNPSSRHTVGQASRDALDAARGDVATLSGCTPAEVVFTGGGSEAISMALRGTFAPLRWRGHLITTAIEHSAVLESAAALRRRGVEVTVVAPEPSGHVNPVNIAAAMRPDTVLVSVMHANNETGAIQPVQEITELVHAAGKLMHIDAVQTAGKLPIDGLAADMVSISAHKFGGPKGVGALRLAAHHSLEPLVCGGGQEAGRRAGTENLAGVLGMAAAAIAALPRVADPAYRWRRWQLRARLLEQLSVLGGVEVNAADPVMAETISVSFAGVRGDTVADVLDMHGICVSTGSACHAGQDSPSHVLTAMGVSDERARAALRFSFGPATTADDIDTAAEATVAAVEQLRRVSGGTSMVPSHGAVRAG, encoded by the coding sequence ATGACAACCCGATCACCTGTAGTTCCTAGACAGCGCCGCCCCGCCGACGAGCTGGCGGAGGTCGTCTACCTCGACCATGCCGCCACCACGCCGCTGTGTCCCGAGGCACTCGAGCAGATGCGCCGCGGGCTGCGGCTGTACGGCAACCCGTCCAGCCGGCACACCGTCGGGCAGGCGTCGCGCGACGCCCTGGACGCCGCCCGCGGTGACGTCGCCACCCTGTCGGGCTGCACCCCGGCCGAGGTGGTGTTCACCGGCGGGGGCTCCGAGGCGATCAGTATGGCGCTGCGGGGCACGTTCGCGCCGCTGCGGTGGCGCGGGCACCTGATCACCACGGCGATCGAACACTCGGCGGTCCTGGAATCCGCCGCGGCGCTTCGCCGCCGCGGCGTCGAGGTCACCGTCGTGGCCCCGGAGCCCTCCGGACACGTCAACCCGGTCAACATTGCCGCGGCGATGCGCCCTGACACGGTGCTGGTGTCGGTGATGCACGCCAACAACGAGACCGGAGCCATCCAGCCGGTGCAGGAGATCACCGAGCTGGTTCACGCCGCCGGCAAACTGATGCACATCGACGCGGTGCAGACCGCGGGAAAGCTGCCCATCGACGGTCTGGCCGCCGACATGGTGTCGATCTCGGCGCACAAGTTCGGCGGACCCAAGGGTGTCGGGGCGTTGCGCCTGGCAGCGCACCACAGCCTGGAGCCGCTGGTCTGCGGTGGCGGTCAGGAGGCCGGACGTCGCGCCGGAACGGAGAACCTCGCTGGTGTCCTGGGCATGGCTGCCGCGGCGATCGCCGCGCTGCCGAGAGTGGCAGACCCGGCCTACCGATGGCGGCGCTGGCAGCTACGGGCGCGGCTGCTGGAGCAGCTCAGTGTCCTGGGCGGTGTCGAGGTCAACGCCGCCGACCCGGTGATGGCCGAGACGATCAGCGTCTCGTTCGCCGGCGTACGCGGCGACACCGTCGCTGACGTCCTGGACATGCACGGCATCTGCGTGTCGACCGGGTCGGCGTGCCACGCCGGGCAGGACTCGCCGTCGCACGTGCTGACCGCGATGGGCGTCAGCGACGAACGGGCCCGCGCCGCGCTGCGGTTCTCGTTCGGCCCGGCGACCACCGCCGACGACATCGACACCGCCGCCGAAGCGACGGTGGCAGCCGTCGAGCAACTGCGTCGCGTCTCCGGTGGCACCTCCATGGTGCCGTCACACGGGGCCGTCCGTGCCGGCTGA
- a CDS encoding M56 family metallopeptidase: protein MVERTWIYRVPCAAVGLWLGAVLGVPFGAVAALLILISDQHTWQMDNTAPSLLAALVSAVLLLGAGRVGRRFAALNRAARQRRRRHEMLIDLFATERPDLGKVNVIDDRRPFAYSVPCIVSGRTVLSQGALDLLEPKPLQAVLRHERAHLLARHHLVLQLATAVAQSFPGTRAITALSMSITELIEMSADCYARRHVGQKPTIAALTLLADMAVPAGALPAGGRAVALRLAQLHIPRHCCQTARSKGTYALGAALLVLSPTVLLLNAIVIDLCPWGAA from the coding sequence GTGGTCGAGAGGACGTGGATATACCGGGTGCCCTGCGCGGCGGTTGGACTGTGGCTGGGCGCGGTCCTGGGGGTCCCGTTCGGTGCCGTCGCGGCACTGCTCATCCTGATCTCCGATCAACACACCTGGCAGATGGACAACACGGCACCGTCACTGCTCGCAGCACTGGTCAGTGCCGTCCTGTTGCTGGGCGCCGGGCGCGTCGGCAGGCGCTTCGCCGCGCTGAACCGGGCCGCTCGCCAGCGTCGGCGCCGCCACGAGATGCTCATCGACCTGTTCGCCACTGAACGCCCCGACCTGGGCAAGGTCAACGTGATCGACGACAGGCGGCCGTTCGCCTACAGCGTGCCGTGCATCGTCTCTGGGCGCACCGTGCTGTCGCAGGGGGCGCTGGATCTGCTTGAGCCGAAACCTTTGCAGGCCGTCCTGCGGCACGAGAGGGCGCATCTGCTGGCCCGCCATCACCTCGTCCTGCAGTTGGCGACCGCCGTGGCGCAGTCGTTCCCGGGGACGAGGGCCATCACCGCGCTGTCGATGTCCATCACCGAACTGATCGAGATGTCGGCCGACTGCTACGCCCGCCGCCATGTGGGTCAGAAGCCCACCATCGCGGCCCTGACCTTGCTGGCCGACATGGCGGTTCCCGCCGGGGCGCTGCCCGCGGGCGGTCGCGCGGTCGCGCTGCGGCTGGCGCAGCTGCACATCCCGCGGCACTGCTGCCAGACCGCCCGATCCAAAGGCACCTACGCCCTGGGCGCGGCGTTGCTCGTCCTGTCGCCGACTGTTCTCCTCCTCAACGCAATAGTCATCGACCTGTGTCCATGGGGAGCAGCGTGA
- a CDS encoding BlaI/MecI/CopY family transcriptional regulator, giving the protein MLEPVVRLGVLERAVMNCLWTADRAMTVREVYEALRSGRQIAYTTVLTTLQRMARKGLLHQSRDERAHRYSAAATRQEMFAELLADALGVADGDPGAFVRFVDELGSEERMALREALDGEAKDEREP; this is encoded by the coding sequence ATGCTGGAGCCCGTGGTCCGACTGGGAGTGCTTGAGCGGGCGGTGATGAACTGCCTCTGGACCGCGGACCGCGCCATGACGGTCCGTGAGGTGTACGAAGCGCTGCGCTCCGGCCGTCAGATCGCCTACACCACCGTGTTGACGACACTGCAGCGGATGGCGCGCAAGGGACTGCTGCACCAGAGTCGTGACGAACGCGCTCACCGCTACAGTGCCGCAGCCACCCGGCAAGAGATGTTCGCCGAGCTGCTGGCGGACGCGCTGGGCGTCGCCGACGGCGATCCGGGCGCGTTCGTGCGATTCGTCGACGAGCTGGGTTCGGAGGAGCGCATGGCGTTACGTGAGGCGCTCGACGGCGAGGCGAAGGATGAACGCGAACCGTAG
- a CDS encoding MFS transporter, which produces MPRTEKRQQGLALTALTLSVLVIGLDITIMNVALPTMATELSAGTDALQWIVNAYILLFAGLMLPVGAIADRYGRRRLLVIGLAIFALASLGAALADSAALVIAARAVLGVGAAVIMPTALATIAVLFAPADRGKALSVVVMGMGAGIPLGPIIGGWLLNHFWWGSIFLINVPIIALAVTAIVLVLPESRDPSPKRPDLLGGLLSTTGLLTLVYAAIEAPNRGWTDPLILTGFAVSLLLLSLFVGWELRTPQPMIDLHLFQGRQFTWGNINATVVSFALFGLLFVVPLYLQFVLGHDAFNTGLRLLPLIGGFVIGVGAGTRIANRIGHKTPIAVGLLLTGIGLSIGATTDTESGFAFAALWYAITGLGIGSALTPSMDAVLAVLPPERAGSGIAITMTLRQAGGALGVALLGSLLSQIYTDRLVVDGLPPAAADTARDSIAGAVGVAARIGNPALVTDAQSAYIDGMQMVLIVCAVIAAIGAVLTVLFMPGRTRTLAEAPAAEPVSA; this is translated from the coding sequence ATGCCCAGAACAGAGAAACGACAGCAGGGATTGGCGCTAACGGCTCTTACGCTGTCGGTGCTGGTCATCGGGCTCGACATCACGATCATGAACGTCGCCCTACCGACCATGGCCACCGAGTTGTCCGCCGGCACCGACGCGCTGCAGTGGATCGTCAACGCCTACATCCTGCTGTTCGCCGGACTGATGCTCCCGGTCGGCGCGATCGCCGACCGCTACGGGCGCCGCCGGCTCCTTGTCATCGGGCTCGCCATCTTCGCGCTGGCCTCGCTCGGCGCTGCCTTGGCCGACAGCGCCGCACTCGTCATCGCCGCGCGCGCGGTACTCGGCGTTGGCGCCGCGGTCATCATGCCGACCGCACTGGCCACGATCGCGGTACTGTTCGCCCCCGCCGACCGCGGCAAGGCCCTGTCGGTCGTCGTGATGGGTATGGGGGCGGGCATACCCCTCGGCCCGATCATCGGCGGCTGGCTGCTCAACCACTTCTGGTGGGGTTCGATCTTCCTCATCAACGTGCCGATCATCGCCCTGGCCGTCACCGCCATCGTTCTGGTCCTACCGGAGTCCCGCGACCCATCCCCGAAGCGCCCCGACCTGCTCGGCGGCCTGCTGTCCACCACCGGTCTGCTCACCCTGGTCTACGCCGCGATCGAGGCACCCAACCGCGGCTGGACCGACCCGCTGATCCTCACCGGCTTCGCCGTGTCCCTGCTGCTGCTGAGCCTTTTCGTCGGGTGGGAACTGCGCACCCCGCAGCCGATGATCGATCTGCACCTGTTCCAGGGCCGGCAGTTCACCTGGGGCAACATCAACGCCACCGTCGTCAGCTTCGCCCTGTTCGGCCTGCTGTTCGTCGTGCCGTTGTACCTGCAGTTCGTACTCGGCCACGACGCCTTCAACACCGGCCTGCGGCTCCTGCCCCTGATCGGCGGCTTCGTCATCGGCGTCGGCGCCGGCACCCGCATCGCCAACCGCATCGGACACAAGACCCCGATCGCCGTCGGCCTCCTGCTCACCGGTATCGGCCTGTCCATCGGCGCCACCACCGACACGGAAAGCGGCTTCGCCTTCGCCGCCCTCTGGTACGCCATCACCGGCCTGGGCATCGGATCGGCCCTGACCCCGTCCATGGACGCCGTCCTCGCCGTCCTGCCACCCGAACGCGCAGGCTCCGGCATCGCCATCACCATGACCCTGCGCCAAGCCGGCGGCGCACTCGGCGTCGCGCTGCTGGGCAGCCTGCTGTCGCAGATCTACACCGACCGCCTTGTCGTCGACGGCCTACCACCCGCCGCGGCGGACACCGCCCGAGACTCCATCGCCGGAGCGGTCGGCGTCGCCGCCCGCATCGGCAACCCGGCCCTGGTCACCGACGCCCAATCCGCCTATATCGACGGTATGCAGATGGTGTTGATCGTCTGTGCGGTCATCGCCGCGATCGGCGCCGTCCTGACCGTGCTGTTCATGCCCGGGCGCACCCGTACCCTCGCCGAGGCCCCTGCCGCCGAGCCGGTGTCGGCATGA
- a CDS encoding U32 family peptidase: MPADPRPGQPCAPRDDVARRPVNGRAAGPTAHLNAPVRSLKMLELQIAAGATEVYLALRPPAHVPVSFDALPARRDGEPTHVISTAMLGELVSLAHGAGLTVHFCADAPVVAAEHEDAWRAHVEHGLAAGADTVVIGCLAACAWLSGRTDVPLVAGTPMGVSTVGFATYLRDVHGVRRVVLPHTLTLDEVATFCALQNLQIETPVQTGAGLDCTRCRLPDTPGIGLGCRAGYTGTRGEDTTVELGAFLDGASDCALCDVPTLIDLGVDALQIPGRESPNLRQNAKITQMYRRAINGHAAGQAITDVIEAIDRVELTWQMGWLPRLCDQQRCRFRDTPQQRAYV, from the coding sequence GTGCCGGCTGATCCCCGCCCTGGCCAGCCCTGCGCCCCGCGCGACGACGTCGCCCGGCGGCCGGTCAACGGCCGTGCGGCCGGTCCGACGGCACACCTCAACGCCCCGGTGCGGTCGCTGAAGATGTTGGAGCTGCAGATCGCCGCCGGCGCCACCGAGGTGTATCTGGCGCTGCGGCCGCCAGCGCACGTGCCGGTCAGCTTCGACGCGCTGCCGGCACGCCGAGACGGCGAACCGACCCATGTGATCAGCACCGCCATGCTCGGTGAGCTCGTCAGCCTGGCCCACGGCGCCGGCCTCACGGTGCACTTCTGCGCCGATGCCCCGGTCGTCGCCGCCGAGCACGAGGACGCCTGGCGCGCACACGTCGAACACGGTCTAGCCGCCGGGGCGGACACCGTCGTGATCGGCTGTCTCGCCGCCTGCGCCTGGCTCAGCGGCCGAACCGATGTGCCATTGGTGGCCGGGACGCCGATGGGAGTCTCGACCGTGGGATTCGCGACGTACCTGCGCGACGTTCACGGGGTGCGACGGGTCGTGCTCCCACACACGCTGACCCTCGACGAGGTGGCCACGTTCTGCGCTCTACAGAACCTGCAGATCGAGACCCCGGTGCAGACCGGCGCGGGACTCGACTGCACCCGCTGCCGGCTGCCGGACACCCCGGGCATCGGCCTGGGCTGCCGGGCCGGCTACACCGGAACCCGCGGCGAGGACACCACCGTGGAACTCGGCGCCTTCCTCGACGGCGCATCCGACTGCGCCCTGTGCGACGTACCGACCCTGATCGACCTGGGCGTGGACGCCCTACAGATCCCCGGACGCGAAAGCCCGAACCTGCGCCAGAACGCGAAAATCACCCAGATGTACCGGAGGGCGATCAACGGCCACGCCGCCGGGCAGGCGATCACCGACGTCATCGAAGCCATCGACCGGGTCGAACTGACCTGGCAGATGGGTTGGCTGCCCCGGCTCTGCGACCAGCAACGTTGCAGATTCCGCGACACCCCGCAGCAGCGGGCCTACGTGTGA
- a CDS encoding iron-sulfur cluster assembly scaffold protein — protein sequence MARFSPTVIDHFTHPRNAGELPDADVRAFIGNPVCGDQILLTARVTDEVVTDIRFQAFGCSASLAVASLLTTAIQGTPIDDVKGLDAAAVEQLAGGLAPDQRHVAALGADVAQRLADNFRRGTNDDNPITCSS from the coding sequence GTGGCCCGTTTCAGCCCGACAGTCATCGACCACTTCACCCATCCGCGCAACGCCGGTGAGCTGCCCGACGCCGACGTCCGCGCGTTCATTGGCAACCCGGTGTGCGGCGATCAGATCCTGCTCACCGCCCGCGTCACCGATGAGGTCGTCACCGACATCAGGTTCCAGGCATTCGGCTGCTCGGCGTCGCTGGCGGTGGCGAGCCTGCTGACCACGGCGATCCAGGGCACACCGATCGACGACGTGAAAGGCCTCGACGCCGCTGCCGTCGAGCAGCTGGCCGGTGGTCTGGCGCCGGACCAGCGTCACGTCGCGGCGCTCGGCGCCGACGTCGCGCAGCGGCTGGCCGACAACTTCCGACGGGGGACCAACGATGACAACCCGATCACCTGTAGTTCCTAG
- a CDS encoding flavin reductase family protein: protein MNTLIEDALGRHYASLLTDRTHADPPPSAVSEQEFRTAMGALPTGVSLLTTQYGDGDVWGMTVGSLTSLSLRPALLLVCLHRSSTTLELLAQHGRFAVSILAADQRDIADTFARPRDRNTVPGDYTTVDGLPVIPGALAWLTCEHQHTYASGDHAIVIGAVRKAGHRRGEPLLRHASRYRQLQ from the coding sequence GTGAATACGTTGATCGAAGACGCCCTGGGTCGGCACTACGCGAGTCTGCTCACCGATCGGACCCACGCCGACCCCCCACCTTCGGCAGTGTCCGAGCAGGAGTTCCGGACCGCGATGGGCGCCCTGCCCACCGGCGTCAGCCTGCTCACCACCCAGTACGGCGACGGCGATGTCTGGGGTATGACCGTCGGATCGCTGACCTCGCTGTCACTGCGGCCGGCCCTGCTGCTGGTCTGCCTGCACCGCTCATCCACCACATTGGAACTGCTCGCCCAGCACGGGCGCTTCGCTGTCAGCATCCTCGCCGCTGATCAGCGGGACATCGCCGACACCTTCGCCCGCCCACGGGACAGGAACACCGTGCCGGGTGATTACACCACCGTCGACGGCCTCCCGGTCATTCCGGGCGCGCTGGCTTGGCTGACCTGCGAACACCAGCACACCTACGCCAGCGGTGACCACGCCATCGTCATCGGCGCGGTGCGGAAAGCCGGGCATCGCCGCGGCGAACCCCTCCTGCGCCACGCCTCCCGCTATCGACAGTTGCAGTAG
- a CDS encoding SRPBCC family protein translates to MAYSVHVEESIDIAAPPEDVYDVIVDVARWGRFSPECTGASLPHHDGPLGVGSTFSGHNRRGAIRRWRTHCTVTAAEPGRQFSFDTAAVGLAIATWSYHLAPLDGGRGTRLTQVWHDNRGQLMKTIAVIVSGIRDRGTHNRASIQITQQRLKAHFEGQPADNHSR, encoded by the coding sequence ATGGCCTACTCCGTGCACGTCGAAGAGAGCATCGACATCGCCGCGCCACCCGAAGACGTCTACGACGTCATCGTCGACGTCGCCCGCTGGGGACGCTTCAGCCCTGAATGCACCGGCGCCAGCCTGCCGCACCACGACGGCCCGCTCGGCGTCGGCAGCACGTTCAGCGGCCACAACCGTCGTGGCGCGATCCGGCGCTGGCGGACCCACTGCACCGTCACCGCTGCCGAACCGGGCCGCCAGTTCAGCTTCGACACCGCCGCCGTCGGCCTGGCCATCGCGACGTGGAGCTACCACCTCGCACCGCTGGACGGTGGCCGGGGCACCCGCCTGACGCAGGTCTGGCACGACAACCGCGGCCAGCTCATGAAGACCATCGCTGTCATCGTGTCCGGCATCCGCGACCGCGGAACCCACAACCGGGCATCCATCCAGATCACCCAGCAACGGCTCAAGGCCCACTTCGAAGGCCAGCCCGCCGACAACCATTCCCGATAA